A part of Desulfomicrobium baculatum DSM 4028 genomic DNA contains:
- a CDS encoding bifunctional metallophosphatase/5'-nucleotidase yields the protein MANRTSLTVIQLNDSHAYFDLHQEMFWQGGQAVYRLAGGYARIATIVKQIRAANQERVLFCDCGDTLHGTYPAQSTQGQAMIPVLNALGIDAMTAHWEFAYGPVAFKQLAAELSYPMLAINVYDQATKERFFPPYSVKEMGGLRIGLVGIACNIIDKTMPPSFSEGLGFTLGREELPGIINELRTKEKVDLIVLISHLGFAQDMKLLSEVGGIDVCLSGHTHNRLYKPAVQGKTLVIQSGCHGSFLGRLDLEIDGGRVVDYRHQLIEVEAKISPDPAVDDLVRQALAPHQEGLSMIVGETATALNRGATLETTMDNFLLQALLESTGAQLAFSNGWRYGAPIIPGVVTLNDLYNIMPMNPPISTVELLGEEIVAMLEENLERTFARDPYDQMGGYVKRSLGLTAYIKIENPFEQRVQQVFIGDEELQPGRYYPTAFVTEQGVAGKYGHNRQQHTERSIDALKAYLARHRPLHAELRGTFVAV from the coding sequence ATGGCAAATAGAACGTCTCTCACTGTCATTCAACTCAACGACAGCCATGCCTATTTTGATCTGCACCAGGAGATGTTCTGGCAGGGAGGTCAGGCAGTCTATCGTCTCGCGGGAGGATATGCCCGCATTGCCACCATCGTTAAGCAGATCCGGGCCGCGAACCAGGAGCGTGTCCTCTTTTGCGACTGCGGCGATACTCTCCACGGCACGTATCCGGCCCAGAGTACGCAGGGCCAGGCAATGATCCCTGTATTGAATGCATTGGGTATCGACGCGATGACGGCCCATTGGGAATTTGCATACGGACCCGTGGCTTTCAAGCAGCTCGCAGCGGAGCTCAGCTACCCGATGCTGGCGATCAATGTTTACGATCAGGCGACAAAAGAGCGGTTTTTCCCACCGTACAGCGTGAAGGAAATGGGCGGGTTACGGATTGGTCTGGTGGGCATTGCCTGCAACATTATCGACAAAACCATGCCGCCTTCCTTCAGCGAAGGACTTGGATTCACCCTTGGGCGAGAAGAGCTCCCTGGCATCATCAATGAGCTGCGCACCAAGGAGAAGGTGGACCTGATCGTCCTCATCTCCCATCTTGGGTTTGCCCAGGACATGAAGCTGCTCTCCGAGGTGGGGGGAATCGATGTCTGCCTGAGCGGGCATACCCATAACCGCCTCTATAAACCGGCTGTGCAGGGGAAAACGCTCGTCATCCAATCGGGCTGCCACGGTTCCTTCCTGGGGCGTCTGGATCTGGAAATTGATGGCGGACGCGTCGTTGATTACCGGCACCAACTGATCGAGGTGGAAGCCAAAATAAGCCCCGATCCCGCAGTGGATGATCTCGTTCGCCAAGCCCTCGCCCCGCATCAGGAAGGATTGTCCATGATTGTGGGTGAAACGGCTACGGCCCTCAACCGAGGGGCCACGCTGGAAACGACGATGGACAATTTCCTGCTGCAGGCGTTGCTGGAAAGCACAGGGGCGCAATTGGCATTTTCCAACGGCTGGCGCTACGGCGCACCGATAATTCCGGGGGTGGTTACCCTGAATGACCTCTACAATATCATGCCCATGAACCCGCCGATCTCAACGGTCGAGTTGCTGGGCGAAGAAATTGTCGCGATGCTGGAGGAAAATCTGGAACGGACGTTTGCCCGCGATCCGTACGACCAGATGGGTGGTTACGTGAAACGCAGCCTTGGTCTGACCGCCTACATCAAGATCGAGAACCCTTTCGAACAGCGCGTGCAGCAAGTTTTTATCGGCGATGAAGAACTGCAACCCGGGCGCTATTACCCCACAGCCTTTGTCACCGAACAAGGCGTCGCGGGCAAATACGGTCACAATCGCCAACAGCACACCGAGCGGAGCATAGATGCACTGAAGGCATATCTGGCAAGGCACCGTCCGTTGCACGCAGAACTTCGAGGCACGTTCGTCGCGGTGTAA
- a CDS encoding type 1 glutamine amidotransferase domain-containing protein yields MKILIVLTSHDQLGNTGKKTGFWLEEFVSPYYVFKDAGAKITLASPKGGRPPLDPTSELPEYLTESTKRYSKDKAAQAELADTKKLADVSADDFDAVFYPGGHGPMWDLTDDRVSIALIEAFLQANKPVGAVCHAPVSLVNVRGKDGEYLVKSKRVTGFTNTEEEAAGLTEVVPFLLEDRLKERGALYSKGADWAPYVQVDGKLVTGQNPASSRPAAEEVLKLLRSA; encoded by the coding sequence ATGAAAATTCTTATTGTTCTTACTTCTCATGACCAACTTGGCAACACCGGAAAGAAGACTGGTTTCTGGCTGGAAGAGTTCGTGTCTCCCTATTACGTGTTCAAGGATGCCGGAGCAAAGATCACGCTGGCCTCGCCCAAGGGGGGCCGACCGCCGCTTGATCCGACCAGCGAACTTCCCGAATATCTGACCGAATCAACCAAACGCTACAGCAAAGACAAGGCTGCGCAGGCTGAACTTGCTGACACGAAAAAGCTAGCCGATGTGTCCGCGGACGATTTCGACGCAGTCTTCTACCCCGGCGGTCATGGTCCGATGTGGGACCTTACCGATGACAGGGTCTCCATTGCGCTGATCGAAGCCTTCCTACAGGCCAACAAGCCGGTCGGTGCGGTGTGTCACGCGCCGGTCTCGTTAGTCAATGTACGCGGGAAAGACGGCGAATATCTGGTCAAAAGTAAACGCGTAACCGGTTTCACCAATACAGAAGAAGAAGCAGCAGGCTTGACCGAGGTCGTACCTTTTCTGTTGGAAGACCGACTTAAAGAACGCGGTGCTCTCTACAGCAAGGGTGCCGACTGGGCGCCGTACGTACAGGTGGATGGCAAGCTTGTGACCGGCCAGAACCCGGCCTCCTCGAGACCCGCTGCGGAAGAGGTGCTGAAGCTGCTTCGTTCTGCTTGA
- a CDS encoding sulfite exporter TauE/SafE family protein, translating into MDIDWIITLWSALVVLVATTVHGITGFGTGQITMGVLPFFRDAGSASIVVSIIVFITNVRVFWSVRDEFNWKDWLIPVAGLAAGLPIGIYLFGAWDEAQLRMAIGVVMIISAVVLLLLRQIKSIREWIKGTGWQPGWISGVLAGFLSGIFGGAVSIPGPPMIIYGAFLMETEYWTAKQMKAIFTSFFAANLLYRIVVLTSMGKMTTAIAVEALAIVPAAFFGAWLGIKLFTIMPRELFRWFIIAFIFVLGVLLSIGM; encoded by the coding sequence ATGGACATCGATTGGATCATAACCTTGTGGTCGGCTCTTGTTGTTCTTGTTGCCACTACAGTGCACGGCATTACCGGTTTCGGCACAGGCCAAATCACGATGGGAGTGCTTCCGTTCTTCCGCGATGCGGGTTCAGCTTCCATTGTTGTGTCCATTATCGTTTTTATCACGAATGTGCGTGTCTTTTGGAGCGTACGGGACGAGTTTAATTGGAAGGACTGGCTTATTCCAGTAGCAGGACTGGCAGCTGGCCTTCCCATAGGAATTTATCTGTTTGGAGCCTGGGATGAAGCTCAACTCCGAATGGCGATAGGGGTCGTAATGATCATTAGCGCGGTGGTACTTTTGCTGCTGCGTCAGATCAAGTCGATTCGAGAATGGATAAAGGGCACTGGATGGCAGCCCGGATGGATCAGCGGTGTGCTTGCTGGATTTCTGTCGGGCATCTTTGGTGGTGCCGTATCGATTCCCGGGCCTCCGATGATCATATACGGGGCGTTTTTAATGGAGACCGAGTACTGGACTGCGAAGCAGATGAAAGCCATTTTTACTTCGTTCTTTGCGGCCAACCTACTTTACCGTATAGTTGTATTGACCTCCATGGGAAAGATGACGACAGCGATTGCGGTCGAAGCACTCGCAATTGTTCCGGCAGCTTTTTTTGGAGCTTGGCTTGGCATCAAGCTTTTCACTATCATGCCGCGAGAGTTATTCCGCTGGTTCATTATCGCCTTTATATTCGTGCTTGGAGTGTTACTGAGCATCGGAATGTAG